Part of the Solwaraspora sp. WMMA2065 genome is shown below.
GACGAGACCGAGCTCGACCTGGTCGGCACCGACAGCGGGGTCAAGGCCCGGATGGGTCGGGGCGAGACCGACGTGGTCGCCGCCATCACCGAGGCGTGCCTGCGGGCCGCCGACGCCGATGGCACCGACCTGATCTTCTTCGGCTGCACCTGCATGACCCCGGTCGTCGAGGAGGTCGGGCACCGGACCGGGATCGAGATCCTCGACCCGTCCGTCGTCGGCCTGCGGGCCGGGCACGCCGCCGCGCTCGCCGCCACCGGTGCGCCAGCGCGGACCGGCCGGCTCGGCGCGGTCACCGCCCTGGTAGACGCCTACCTGGGTGTGGACGCGACGGCCGGGGCCAGTTGTTCGGTCGACGCCGACGGCTGCGAGGTCTGCGCCGTCACCTCGGCCTCGGCGTCGTGACGCCGCTGTGTCGGCGGGTCGGCATCGACCTGCCGGTGATCGCTTTCAGCCACTGCCGGGACGTGGTGGCGGCGGTGAGCCGGGGTGGTGGACTCGGGGTGCTCGGCGCGGCCTCGATGTCCCCGGAGGATCTCGAGCAGGATCTCGCCTGGCTCGACCGGGAGTGCGGGCGTACGCCGTACGGTGTCGATCTGCTCTTTCCCGCCACGACGGCCGGTGACGACCCGGCGGACCTGCTCGCCCAGATCCCGGCCGGGCATCAGGAGTTCGTCGCCGGGTTGCGGACCCGGCTGGGCATCCCGCAGCGGCGCAGCGCACCCGGGCGGACCCGGCTGGGTGGGATGCCGACCGAGATCGACCATCTGATGACCCACGCGAACGCGTACGCGTTGTGGGAGGTCGTCCAGGCCCACCCGGTCCGGCTGGTGGCCAGCGCCCTCGGGCCGCCGCCCGCCGCGGTGCGGGCCGTCGCGACCCGGCGCGACATGCTGGTCGCCGGCCTGGTCGGCGACCAGCGACACGTCCGTCATCAGCTGGCCGCCGGCGTCGACGTGATCGTCGCCCAGGGCTACGAGGCGGCCGGACACACCGGCGAGACCACCACGATGGTGCTGGTGCCGCAGGTCGTGGCGGCCGCCGGTGAGGTGCCGGTGGTCGCCGCCGGCGGCATCGCCACCGGCCGTCAGGTGGTCGCCGCACTGGCACTGGGCGCGCAGGCGGTGTGGACCGGCTCCATCTGGCTCTCCACCGCCGAGAGCGATCTCGACCCGGTGGTCAAGGACAAGATCGTGACGGCGGCGGCGACCGACACCGCGAAGACCACGTCGTACACCGGTAAGCCGACCCGACAGCTGACCACCGCGTGGACCCGGGCCTGGCAGCAGCCGCCGGCGCCGGCGCCGCTGGCCTCACCGGTGCAGCAGCTCCTCGCCCGTGACGCCGTCGTCAGCTCGTTCGAGCATCAGGTGACCCCGGTGATGGGTTCGGCGGCGGGCCAGGCGGTGGGCCTGGTCGACCGGGTGCGCTCCGTCGCCAGTGTGCTGGACGACCTGCGGACCGGCATGGCCGACGCGGTCGGCGACATCGCCGCCCTGGCCGATGACGACGCCAGTGACGTCGGTGACGCTGCCGCCCGCGACGGCGACTGACCCGGCGGGCGCGACGGCGACTGACCCGGCGGGCGCGACGGCGACTGACCCGGCGGGCGCGACGGCGACTGACCGGCGGCCGCGCGGCCCTTCACCGCCGACGGCGGCGGCGGGCGTCCAGGGCGGCGGCACCCAGCGTGTACGTGCTGAGCAGGGCGATGATCCCGGTCGCGACGGTCAGCACCGCTGACAGCGAGGTGCCGGTCAGCGCCGCGCCGCTGAGCAGTGCGCTGCCGCCGAGCGTGGTGAAGGCGGCCACCATCCACGCCGCGTAGATCTCCGCCCGCCGGTGCGTCGGTGCCGACTCGCCGATCAGTCGGGTGGCGCCGAGCAGCGTCAGCCCGCCCCCGAAGCCGACCAGCACCGCGCCGGTGACGGTGGCCGCCGGGTCCTGAAGATGCAGGGCCAGCGCGGTGGCCCCGGCGCCACCGGTGATCGCCACTACGCCCAGGCAGATCGACCGGGTCGAGTCGAGTCGGTTGAACAGCAACTGGGACAGCAGCGTCATACCGATCAGCAGGGTGAGCAGTCCGCCGGTGCCGCCGGCGGCGGTGACGCCGGCACCTTCGGCGAGGATCCGCGAGCCGAAGGTGCCGAACAGGGCCATGCACCCGTTGAGGGTCATCAGTGAGCAGGTGGCGACGCTGAACGGCAGCAGGATGGCGCGGGGGACCCGGACCGGCCGGACCAGCCGGATCCGTCGCGTCGTCCGACGGTCGGCCGGGGTGCGGACCAGCAGGATCAACGGCACCAGGGCGGCCACGCCGATGACGACGAACGGCAGCACCAGCGGGTAGCGGGTGTGGTCGGCCAGCAACCCGGACATCAGCGGTGCCAGGCCCATGCCGAGGGTGGTGCAGACCGAGTGGGTCAGGCTCCCCGCACGGGTGCCGCGAGGATGGAAGTCCAGCAGCGCGGCGGCGGTGGTGGCGCTGACCATCCCGGTCGCCATGCCCTGCACCACCCGCCCGGCGACCAGCGCCGGCAGCGACGCCGCGGTCGCGGTCACCAGGCACGCCGCCAGGACCAGCGCGACCCCGCCGAACATCACCGCCCGTCGACCGACCAGATCGGACAGACCGCCCAGTAGCGTCACGACCAGGATCACCCCGACGGGATAGCCGGCGAACGCGACGGCGACCTGCGCCGGCGTCAGCTGCCACCGGTCCGCGTAGATCGCGAACAGCGGGGTGGCGGCGAAACTGCCCAGCACGGCGACGAGGATCAGCGCGCCGGAGGCGGCAGCCATCCTCGCCGACGGACGTCGTGGGGTTTCCTCCAGCGCAGAGGTCGACACCGGCCACCGCCTTCCGGACAAAAGTCTGATGAATGAGGTCCGAGGCTGTCAAGGTCTTGCCAGACGAGGGTTCCCACCTGCAGAGTGTGGCCTGGAACTGCTGCTTGCTCGGCGGGCGACGAGGTTACACGGCGGAAACAGTGTTGGCGTCAAGGACTGTTGTCCAGTGTCTTTACGCCTAACGTCAGACATATTAGGTTGAGGCACTGGGCGTACTCGCCGCCAGTGGCGGGAGGTGGAGGTGCACCGATGACAGTCACGATCGTCGACGCCGGGAACGTGCCGTGGGTCAACGGCGAGCAGGTCTACGACTCGATGGAGCCCGCCTTCCGCGACAACTTCGGCGGCGACCCCGACCAGGTGCGTGAACTGCTGTCCCGGTACTGGATGCGGTCGCTGTGGCTGGACCGGGACACCACCCGCAGGATCGACCACATCCGGGCCGTCGCCGGCTACCGCGATCTCAGCGAGGCCTACCACGACAGCGTGGAGGAGGCGTACTTCCTCGACGGTGTGGTCGACCTCAGCGCCGAGGGACGGCTGATCGCCGGCGACTACTTCTGGCGTCCGCCGGGCTGGGTGCACAAGGCCAGCAGCGACGAGGGCTTCACCGCGATCCTGTGCATGGAGGGCGCGGTCGCCACCGAGGGCAGTGACCGGGTGACCCGGGTGGTCTGCCCGGACGACCAGGCCGGCGTGCGGGCCCGGGCAAACGGGGCAGCCGGGGCGGCCGACGACGTCGGCCCGCGCGGCTACCTGCGGCGGGTCGAGTCGCGGCAGCTGCCCTGGGCACCGTTGACCGCCCGGTGGTCGGGTGTCGACGCCGAGGTGGTCGGGCTGCCGTCGCCCGACACCGGACCGACACCGGTGGGCCGGCCGCTGAGCCGCAACGTGGTCACCGGGGCGTGCAGTGCGCTGGTCCGGCTGCCGGCCGGCTACACCGGTACGCCGCAGCCGGTCGACCGGGAACGGTTCCTCGTCACCACCACGGGGACCCTGACGGTCGCGGGGCAGCCGCTGACCGCCTGCTCGCTGATACACCTGCCGGCCGGTGCCACGCCGCCGCCCATCGTCGCCGACACCGACGTCGAGCTGTTCGTCAAGATCGGGGAGGCGACGGCGTGACCGACGTACGGTTCGCCACCGACGACCAGGTGATGACGATCGTCCTCGACGGCCCGGAGACGATGAACAGCCTGACGCCGGCGGCGATCGCCGGACTGGACGCCGCCCTGGCCGCCGCCGAGGTCGATCACACCCTGCGGGCCGTGGTGATCACCGGAGTGGGGGACCGGGCGTTCAGCGTCGGGATGGACATCGACTTCCTGGAATCCTGCTTCGACGACCCACAGCGGATCTTCCTGCCGTTCCTGCGCTCGTACCATGCGGTACTGCGTCGCATCGAGCAGCTCGGCGTACCGGTCGTCGCCCGGGTCAACGGCCTCGCCCGCGCCGGTGGCTTCGAGCTGATCCTGGCCTGTGATTTCGTGATCGCCGCCGACGAGGCGAAGGTCGGCGACATCCACCTGGAGTTCGGCATGCCGCCCGGTGCCGGCTCCAGCCAGCGTGCGCCGCGCAAGCTCGGCGACCAGCGGGCCAAGGCGCTGATGCTCACCCCGCTGTGGCTGCGCGGGCCGGAGCTGGTGCAGTGGGGTGTCGCGCTGGCCAGCGCACCCCGGGCGCAGCTGGACGACGAGGTCGGCAAGCTGCTGTCGTCGCTGCGCGGCCGGTCCCGCCCGGCGATGGCGATCACCAAGCGGCTGCTCAACTCGGTGCACACCATGACGCTGGAGGAGGGCCTGCGCTACGAGCGCGAGATGTTCTCCCGGCTGCACGAGGAGGTGCCCGAGGTGGCCGAGGG
Proteins encoded:
- a CDS encoding enoyl-CoA hydratase-related protein, whose translation is MTDVRFATDDQVMTIVLDGPETMNSLTPAAIAGLDAALAAAEVDHTLRAVVITGVGDRAFSVGMDIDFLESCFDDPQRIFLPFLRSYHAVLRRIEQLGVPVVARVNGLARAGGFELILACDFVIAADEAKVGDIHLEFGMPPGAGSSQRAPRKLGDQRAKALMLTPLWLRGPELVQWGVALASAPRAQLDDEVGKLLSSLRGRSRPAMAITKRLLNSVHTMTLEEGLRYEREMFSRLHEEVPEVAEGYRAFVDKREPVWGDVDVRGLA
- a CDS encoding nitronate monooxygenase — encoded protein: MTPLCRRVGIDLPVIAFSHCRDVVAAVSRGGGLGVLGAASMSPEDLEQDLAWLDRECGRTPYGVDLLFPATTAGDDPADLLAQIPAGHQEFVAGLRTRLGIPQRRSAPGRTRLGGMPTEIDHLMTHANAYALWEVVQAHPVRLVASALGPPPAAVRAVATRRDMLVAGLVGDQRHVRHQLAAGVDVIVAQGYEAAGHTGETTTMVLVPQVVAAAGEVPVVAAGGIATGRQVVAALALGAQAVWTGSIWLSTAESDLDPVVKDKIVTAAATDTAKTTSYTGKPTRQLTTAWTRAWQQPPAPAPLASPVQQLLARDAVVSSFEHQVTPVMGSAAGQAVGLVDRVRSVASVLDDLRTGMADAVGDIAALADDDASDVGDAAARDGD
- a CDS encoding MFS transporter; translation: MSTSALEETPRRPSARMAAASGALILVAVLGSFAATPLFAIYADRWQLTPAQVAVAFAGYPVGVILVVTLLGGLSDLVGRRAVMFGGVALVLAACLVTATAASLPALVAGRVVQGMATGMVSATTAAALLDFHPRGTRAGSLTHSVCTTLGMGLAPLMSGLLADHTRYPLVLPFVVIGVAALVPLILLVRTPADRRTTRRIRLVRPVRVPRAILLPFSVATCSLMTLNGCMALFGTFGSRILAEGAGVTAAGGTGGLLTLLIGMTLLSQLLFNRLDSTRSICLGVVAITGGAGATALALHLQDPAATVTGAVLVGFGGGLTLLGATRLIGESAPTHRRAEIYAAWMVAAFTTLGGSALLSGAALTGTSLSAVLTVATGIIALLSTYTLGAAALDARRRRRR